DNA from Desulfurobacteriaceae bacterium:
GAAAAAGGCAACTCTTATTTTAACTTTCTCCATTAAGGAGAGTTTCCTTTCTCCAATAACTAAGATATCTATATCCCCTCCTCTCTTGTCTTTATAAACTCTTGAACCAAAGAGATATATTTCTGCATCCGGTAAAAACTTCTTTATCTCTTTTTTTAAAAATTCTGCAACCTCCTTACTTAAACGCATCTACTTTACTCTTAACAAGTTCTTCACTGTTTTTAAAACACCCTTCAACTTCTTGTAAAGTTAATCCTGCTCCTATTCCAACTTTTATTGCAAAACTTTTGGGTATAAGATCACTTGGAGAATGGGCATCTGTGTTAATGACAAGCTTTGCTCCAAACTTTTTAGCAAGCTTTGCCACGTGTCCGTTTGTAATGTTGTGTCCCTTTCTTGCTGTTATCTCTAGATAAACACCAAATTCTTTTGCAAGTTCTACCTCTTCTTCCGTAATTATTCCAGGATGTGCCAAAATGTCAGCTTTACCTTCTATTGCTGCCTTGTTTGTTCCTGGTGCTACAGGTTCAACAATAGTTTCTCCGTGGACAACAACTATCTTTGCTCCTGCCTCTCTTGATTTTTGAATAAGTTCGGGAATTTTAACCGGTGGAACGTGGGTAATTTCCACTCCCGGAATCACTAAAACTTTCGTATATTTTGTTAAAATCTCAACAGTTTCGTAAAGTCTTTCAAGAACAAATCTATAGTTTGAATAATCTACATGATCCGTAATCGCCAATATTCTATAGCCTATACTTTCAGCTCTTCTTACAAGTTCACTCGGAATAAGTTCACCATCGCTAAAAATCGTATGGGTATGAAGGTCTATCATTTTCACTCCCTAATCAAGAGGATAGCAATCTATCCTTCCGTTAACATCTCCATATTCGGTTTTTATCTCACACTTTATCTTTTCTCCTCTAACAGTAAAAATACAATATGACTCGTCTATCTTTACTTGTCCACTATTTTCGTCAACCACTAAGGTGCAAGTATCATTTGACTCATAAACTCTACAATCTTTTTTGGTTGTTCCATTATCTGCAAACTGTGCCATTAATTCTCCAACACAAGAAGTTAGATCTCCTTGTACTCTTGAAACGACAGCATTTTTTCTATATTTTACATAGTTAGGAACAGCTATTGAGACTAAGATAGCTAAAATAGCAATAGAAATAAGAAGCTCAACTAAAGTGAATCCCTTTTTCATTAAAAGGACTCCCTCCCTTTTTGGTTAAAAAAAGAAAAAATTAAAAGGGGCGGTAAGCCCCTTTAACAAATTAGTATTAAGAAGATGGTTCACATGTGATTACATTAGCAGCTGTATCAGCGGTACATGTTACTTTATGACCTTTGATTGTTAAAGAAGTTGGCTTGATAGAGTCAAGGTTTCCTTCATCTGTAAGGTTAACAGTAATGGTTTTAGTATCATCCGCTTTTACACTGCAACTATAACTTTTTGTTCCATTGTCAGCAAAAGCTGCTTGTGCAGCTGCTAAACAAGCAGAGTAAGCTGCTTGTGCGTTAGAAGCTGCCGCTTTTCTTACGTAGTTTGTGTACTGTGGTACAGCGATTGCTGCTAAGATCGCAATGATCGCGATAACGATTAGTAGTTCTACGAGCGTGAACGCCTTCCTCATCTTAAAACCTCCCTGAAGTTTTTTTGTTTCTCATTTTTTATTAAAGCAAATTTTGTGCCAAATGTATAGATGATCTCTCTACTGCTTTCGTCTTCTTACTGACAATTTTCGTCAAAATTTAATGACAAATTTTGTTAATTCTCAAGCTTAGTGTATTTATTAGAAATCACTCCTTCTTTAAAGAAAAGTTCTGCTACTGCTTGATTGTAAGAAGACAAAGCATTAACAAGACCTGCCCTTGCTTTATTTAATGCTGTTTGGGTATCAAGGAGTTCTGTAATTGTTGAAAGTCCAGCTTTGTATCTTTTTTCAACAATCCTTAAAGATTCCTTAGCAGATTTAAGAGAAATTTTTGCAAGTTCCACTCTTTTCTTAGCTTCCTGAACTTTATAGTACGCTCTTGCAACCTCAAACTCTATTCCTTTCTTTGCCCTTTCCATATATTCTTTAATCTTTAACTCAGAAGTCTTAGCTTTTCTAAGTTTTTCAAACTTTACTCCACCATCAAAAAGATTTATTGAAGCCTTCAGTCCTATAGTCCAAGCAGTATTGTCTTCCGCAATAGGGCTGTTATCACTTGCTAGGAAGTACTCTCCAAACAGAACAAATTGTGGCATAAAATCGGATTTTGCTAAGTCTTTTAAATCCTTAGTTTGCGAAAGTCTTAGCTTTAGTTCTTTGAGTTCGGATCTATTTTCAATGGCAACTTTTATAGCTTCATTCAAGTCAACGTTAAATTCCTTGAAGTTAAGATTTCCATCAACATCTACAGGTTCATTTCCAGAAAGTCCAATTGCTAAAGCTAAAGCCCTCTTAGCAATTTCATAGTTACTTTCTGCTTTCACAAGATTTTCTTTTACGCTCTCAAGGTAAACTTTTGCCCTTAGAACATCAGACTTTACGGCAAAGCCAGCTTTATAAGCTACTTTAGCGTCTTCAAGGTGTCTTTCTGCATCTTTTACCGCAAGGCTTGCAGTTTCAAGATAAGCTTTAGCAGTTAAAACGTTAAAGTAAGCTCTGACAACATCAAATACTACTTTTTCTTTTTCTTTAGAAAGTTGTTCTTTAGTTGCTTTCACTTCCTTTTTACTTAAAGAAACTGCCGTTCTTAACTTTCCACCAAGCCATAAAGGAACAGTTGCTTTAATGCCGGTCTTAAACAACTGAGAAGTTCCGGGATCGTTAAAGTCGGTAGTCGCTGGGTTTAATTTTTGTGCTTCTATTTTATTCATTAGCGAAACCATAGGATCGTTGGATTTGTTAAATTCTGAGTAAAGTTCCAGAGTTGGCCAAAGCCTTTTCTTTGCTATCTTAAGATCGTGTTCTTTTTCTTTCAGTTCAAATTTTTTAGCTAGGAGTTGATTATTCTTTGAAAGCGCAGTTTTTACAGCTTCACTAAGGGTCATTCCGTAAGTTTCAGCAGTCAACAGTAAAGTTAAAGCAACAAGTTTTAACTTCATCACTCAACCCCTTTGAAATTTAATTCAAATATTGCAATTAATTTATATTACACTCATACGGAGTGTCAAGAAACCTTAACAAGTCTAACTTCTCCAAAAATTACAAACTTTCCGTTCAAAAATCCTAATGCACCATAAATGTCTGTTATTTTCTTACATCTTTCTATAAAGTCTTCTTCGTCTTGACTATTTCCCAGGAAAGTAGCACAGCAGTCTGCTAAAATTGGACACTTTGCTATCGTTGTAGCTAAATGGGTTCTACCAAGACTTAAAGAGTGTCCAATCTTACTTGATGAACTACAAATACCAAAACTTCCTTTTGGAACTACTATTGCAAGTTTTCCATCAAGTTTAGGATCTCCAAATATTAAAGAGGAGACAATTTCAGAACTTGAGGAAAAATAAACATCTCCTCCGTTTTCTATTATGAACTCCGATATTCCAAACTCCTTTAACTTTTCTCCTAAAAATTTATTAATAGCTCCTGCTACTCCTGCCATTGGACCGACAAAAGCTTTCTTTGAAGCTAAAGCCATTTCTTTAACTATTTTTGGTGCTACTATATCAACCTCTATAGGAGTTAAAGATGTAAAAAATCTTTCGTGGTTTTGTCCGTAAAGGAATATTTGGGTTCTTAAAGAAACAAGATAGTCTATTAGTAAAGGCTTAATTTCTTTAATTAAAGACTTAAAGTTTTTTGGAATGGAAATCCAAACGTCACTTTCTCCTACAATTAACTCAAAAGATGTAAAACCCTCCTTTTTTATCCTTTCTCTATAAAATCTTTTTTCAGGTTTTGGTCTTTTCATTACATCTTCTCTACAAGACTTGAAATTTCACAGGAACGTTCAAAAGCTTTTTCTAAAGCCTTTATGAAAGCATAGCGAGCTCTATTTTCTTCTAAGGCATAAAGTCCAGCAATCGTTGTTCCAGCAGGAGAAGTCACTTTATCTTTCAAGACTTCAGGATGTTCTCCACTTTTTACCATTTCACAAGAACCTATGATAGTTTCAAGGGCAAGCTTCAAAGCAAGTTCCCGTGGTAACCCTATCTTTACTCCACCATCTGCTAAAGCTTCTATAACTAGGAAAATGAAAGCAGGCCCACTTCCTGAAAGTGCTGTTATTCCGTCAAAGAGTTTTTCTTCCGCTTCTACCACTTCTCCACAAGAAGAAAGCAGATCTTTAACCTTCTCAAGATCGTCTTCTTTTACATTTTTATTATTGCAAATAGCAGTAATTCCTTTCTTTATCTTTACTAAAATGTTTGGCATTATTCTAATAATCCTTTTATCACTTCCCAAAATTTCTTCCATTTTCCTTATTGGATAACCTGCTGCCATAGAAACAACTACTTGAGAATCTTTTAAAACTGGTGCTATTTCTTTTAGAACGGAAGTTAAAACTTGTGGTTTAACTGCAAGGAAAATTATTTCGCAAGTTTTAACAACTTCTAAGTTGTCCTTAGTCGTCTCTACTCTGTAGTTATCTTTTAAGAATTTCAACCTTTCTTCGTTAATATCTGAAACAATTATTGAAGGAACATTAAAAGCTGCCATAAAACTCTCTGCCATGTTTCCGCCACCAATAAAACCTATCTTCATAGTTTTCTCCTTGAGAAGTTTTTAGTTTTAGCCTATATTATAATCTCACAAGACTTGCCCGGGTGGCGGAACTGGCAGACGCGAGGGACTCAAAATCCCTTGGGCGTAAGCCCGTGCGGGTTCGATTCCCGCCCCGGGCACCAAACAAACCTTTTCTTTCACAATAGCTTATCAAACTTTAACGCGACATTCCTTTCTGCTGTCTTAAAGCTAATTCTACCTTCTCTCAGACGCATTTTTTGCGAACAATTTGCAAACAGTTGTAAACAACCTTCGAACAAAAAATCTTTAGTCATTTCCTATCATTGTATCCCTGATTCGCTTAAATCCCAGTTAGAAACTTTTTTCTATAAATTTCAAAATCTTGTTTTGCTATATCTTACTTTATTAAAGCAAACAAAGTAGTATAATGTATTGTTAAATAAAACAAAACAGTTAACTACTTAACTTAACAGTACTGAAATAAGCAGAACTAAATAGGAGGAAGCTATGAAAATTAACATAGATCATTTGATAGAAATGGGAGAGGTAAAAGTTCCCTATGAACTTTTGATGAGAAGACAGAGATTAGCTATACAAGATGCAATAGAGGAAGGAATACTTGATAGAATTGAAAAACTCTTTGGAAAAAGAGTAAAAGAAGAAGTAGAAGAATGGTGGTATGGACTTAGAAATAAATATCATTATCCGATACCAAGAATTTTAGGAGAGACATTTAGCTATGTATTAGCAGTACAGTTAGTAAACGTCTTTCTAAGATATCTATTGGACAGATATCTTAAAGAAAAAGAGAAAAAAACAAAGTTTGTGGAGAAGATGGAAGAGCTTGGAATAATTCATCTTCTTCTAAGAGAACCTGTATGGGAAAGAAAAGATGGAAGCTTAATACAAAGAACTATGTCCTATGAATTTCTACCCTATCGTTTAAGAAAAGAAGGGATTAAGTTTGTAGTTCTTGCTTTGAGAGCTTTGCTTGAAACTCCTCTGTTTCTTGGAGAAAAGAATTTAGAGCTTTTTAAAGAGTATCTTGACAAATGGTTAAAGAAAAGTGCTTTCTTTGGAGGAGAAAAACTACTTAAAGAAACAAAGGACTTCCTAGTTGAGATAGCAAAGAATGATTTTTCTAAATGGTTTAAGGAAAAATTTAAACCGTTTGTTGATTCTCAAGGTATATGCTGGTTAGGTAATAGGAGAAAAGAAACAATCCTTAACGCAAGAGCTACACGAGCTAAGTGGGTAACTCCCAAAATAGCAGAAGTTCTTAAGTTAACCCAAACTGAGGACGAACTCTTTCCAAATCTTAAAGAGTATATAGAAAAACATTATGACCCTGACTTTTTTAAGAAAGCGGAAGAAAGTGCTTTAGGAAAAAGCTATCTTTAGTAAAGTTTTATTCCGCAACTTCTGTTCTAATTCTTCATTGAATACTTAAATACTTCGTTGAAAGAAGTACAGAGAAATATTCTTATCTACAAAAGTAACTACTCTTGTAAGCATAATATCAAACAAGTGTGAATACTTTGAACAGACAACATTCCCTTCCTCTAAAAACTTCTTTATCTTTTAAGCAACCAACGGATAATCTTTGTAAATCTCCTCTACTTGTTTAAAGATAAGCTCAATAATCCTGCTATCCCGTTTGAATTTATGTTTTCTTAGGATTCTCTTTATTATGCTCCTTACTTTTGCTTTAGATTGTTCGCTTCTATGCCAATCTACAGTAAGCTCTGATTTTATCCTTTCTGTTAGTTCTTTAACAATTTTGATGACTTTCTCGTCATACTTACAGTCTGAAGATGAAATTAAAATATCATAGAAAGCTTCCTCTTCTTCTGTTAGCCCAAGCTTTTCTCTGCAACTTTGAATGTTCTTTAACTCTTCAGCTAAAGTTCTAAGCTGACAAATAACATCTTCAAAGGTTAGTATTCTATTATTGTATTGCTGTATAAGTTTTTCTATTCTCTCTTGGAAAGATTTTCTCTTAACCCTGTTCTTTCTTAATCTAACTTTTATTTCATCTTCTAATAGTTTTTCAAAGACTTTAACTCTAGTGTTTTCACTGGAAATTCTATCAAGATATTTCAGGAAGTCAGGATCAAATATGGATATTTCTTCATCAGATTTATCTATTCCGAAAATATTTTTAACTTTTGAAGCTTTTATAGCTCTATCTACTAAGTTTTTAATCGCTTCTTCTACCTTCTCGGAGACATCAACTACTCTACTGGAAGTGTATCTTCTTAACATTCTTGCAACGTTTTGGAAGAATTCTACATCATCTCTAATCTCTATAGCTTCTTTTGTTGTGCTTACAAGAGCATAAGCTTTAGTTAGTGCTGAAACCTGTTTTAGGAACTCTCTTAATTCTTCTTGATTCCGTGTCAGTTTATCGTAGCTTTCAGAAAAGAGTCTTGCTTGTTCTACATTGCTTTTTGACTTCCAGTCTTTATAGTTAATTCCTTTTAGGTAGGAACGAACAATATCGTATTTTTCAAGCATTAACTTTATTGCTTCATCTATAGGGATAATTGATTCTTCAATTACATCTCTTGTGTAAACTGAAAGAGATTTTCTTAAGTCATCTGTAATTCCTATGTAATCTACTATTAATCCCCCTTCTTTTCCTGGGTAAACTCTGTTTACTCTTGCTATAGCTTGAAGTAGTGTATGATTTTTCATCGGTTTATCTATGTACATCGTAGAAACGACAGGAGCGTCAAAACCGGTTAACCACATATCAACAACAATGACTATCTTTAGTGGATCTTTTGGGTCTTTAAATCTTTCTGCTAATTCTTTAAGCTCCTGCTTACTTCTTATGTGCTCCCAAAATTCCTGTGGGTCATGACTTTTACTTCCAGACATTACAACTGCTATTTCAGGACAACCTTTTTGTTGTTTCATGTAGTTATACATCTCAACTGCAGCTGCTCTGCTTATACAAACGACCATTGCTTTTGTATCAAGTTCTAATGAGTTAAAGTGATTAACAATGTCTTCTGCTATCTTCTTCATCCTGTCGGGATTTCTAACAAGTATTTCAAGAGTTGAAAACTTCTTCTTCAGCTTCTCTTTTTGAGTTTCCTCTATTTCTCTTGTAATGTCCTCAAACTCAAGGTCTAAGAAATACTCTGAAAGGTGAAGTTCAGAAAACCTTGATTCATAGAATATTGGAACTACAGCTCCATCTTCTGTTGCTTGTTTCATTGTGTATATTCCAGCATAATCCCCAAAAGTTGTAGTAGTGGATCTATCGTCAGTTTCTATTGGAGTTCCTGTAAAACCAATAAACATCGCATTAGGTAAAGCTCTTCTTACATTCTGAGCAAGGGTCTTATACTGTGAACGGTGAGCTTCATCTGCTATTACAATGACATTTTCTCTTTCTGATATAACTGGAAACTCTTTACCTTCTGCTTTCTCCTCATCGGTTAGCTGGAACTTTTGAATGGTCGTAAAAACAATCCCACCCGAGTTTTTGCTTAACTTCTCTCTGAGGTCTTTTACGCTTTCTACTACTTCTACGTAATCTTTAAGTTCTGTTTTTAGAAAGGTTTTTGATAGTTGGTCGTCAAGGTCTGTTCTATCTGTTAACATTACTACGGTTGGATTTTTCAACTCTTCTAACTTTATAGCTTTTCTTACATAGAAAACCATTGATAGAGACTTTCCAGAACCTTGGGTATGCCAGAAAGTACCTATTCTTTTATCATGTGAATTCAAAGCTTTTAAAGTGTTCGCAATTGCTTTTCTTACATCGTAAAATTGGTGGTACATAGCTATTTTCTTTATTACAGTCTTTTTATCTACTTCAAAGACAACAAAGTCCTTTATATACTCTAAAATCCTGTTCCTGTTAAAAAGACCTTTTATGAGAACTTCCAAGGATGGAATCTTTCCTTCTTCGTAATCGTATTTATCTTCTATACCTCTCCATTTAAAAAACCTATCGTAAGGAACTGTTAAGCTACCAGCTTTTGTTTCAACTAAGTTGCTTATTACTAAAACTTCGTTGTAGTAGAAAATTTGAGGAGAAAGTTCCTTATAGTTTTGTATCTGAGTGTATGCATTTTTTATTGACCTTGACGCACTTTTAAGCTCAAACAGTGCAATTGGTAGTCCATTTATAAAAAGGACGATGTCAAATCTAACACCATCTTTGTTCTCTTCTTTAACTACAAATTGATTAACAGCTAAAAAAGAATTGTTCTCTGGATTTTCAAAGTCTATTAGTTTTACGATGTCTGATTTTAAATTTCCTCTACTGTCTCTATATTCAATACTTACACCATTTACCAAAAGTCTATGGAAGTGAAGGTTGGTATGTGCTAAGTCTGGATAAACTATCGTAAATAGCTTTTTATAGACTTCTTCTAACGCTTCTTCTGGAACATGAGGATTAATCTTTTTTAGACTCTCTAAAAACCTTC
Protein-coding regions in this window:
- a CDS encoding type I restriction endonuclease subunit R produces the protein MSVLSENNLVEQPALEWLKEEGWEYLHGSELIPEEGERDSLSDVILKRRFLESLKKINPHVPEEALEEVYKKLFTIVYPDLAHTNLHFHRLLVNGVSIEYRDSRGNLKSDIVKLIDFENPENNSFLAVNQFVVKEENKDGVRFDIVLFINGLPIALFELKSASRSIKNAYTQIQNYKELSPQIFYYNEVLVISNLVETKAGSLTVPYDRFFKWRGIEDKYDYEEGKIPSLEVLIKGLFNRNRILEYIKDFVVFEVDKKTVIKKIAMYHQFYDVRKAIANTLKALNSHDKRIGTFWHTQGSGKSLSMVFYVRKAIKLEELKNPTVVMLTDRTDLDDQLSKTFLKTELKDYVEVVESVKDLREKLSKNSGGIVFTTIQKFQLTDEEKAEGKEFPVISERENVIVIADEAHRSQYKTLAQNVRRALPNAMFIGFTGTPIETDDRSTTTTFGDYAGIYTMKQATEDGAVVPIFYESRFSELHLSEYFLDLEFEDITREIEETQKEKLKKKFSTLEILVRNPDRMKKIAEDIVNHFNSLELDTKAMVVCISRAAAVEMYNYMKQQKGCPEIAVVMSGSKSHDPQEFWEHIRSKQELKELAERFKDPKDPLKIVIVVDMWLTGFDAPVVSTMYIDKPMKNHTLLQAIARVNRVYPGKEGGLIVDYIGITDDLRKSLSVYTRDVIEESIIPIDEAIKLMLEKYDIVRSYLKGINYKDWKSKSNVEQARLFSESYDKLTRNQEELREFLKQVSALTKAYALVSTTKEAIEIRDDVEFFQNVARMLRRYTSSRVVDVSEKVEEAIKNLVDRAIKASKVKNIFGIDKSDEEISIFDPDFLKYLDRISSENTRVKVFEKLLEDEIKVRLRKNRVKRKSFQERIEKLIQQYNNRILTFEDVICQLRTLAEELKNIQSCREKLGLTEEEEAFYDILISSSDCKYDEKVIKIVKELTERIKSELTVDWHRSEQSKAKVRSIIKRILRKHKFKRDSRIIELIFKQVEEIYKDYPLVA
- a CDS encoding UPF0280 family protein; amino-acid sequence: MKRPKPEKRFYRERIKKEGFTSFELIVGESDVWISIPKNFKSLIKEIKPLLIDYLVSLRTQIFLYGQNHERFFTSLTPIEVDIVAPKIVKEMALASKKAFVGPMAGVAGAINKFLGEKLKEFGISEFIIENGGDVYFSSSSEIVSSLIFGDPKLDGKLAIVVPKGSFGICSSSSKIGHSLSLGRTHLATTIAKCPILADCCATFLGNSQDEEDFIERCKKITDIYGALGFLNGKFVIFGEVRLVKVS
- a CDS encoding prepilin-type N-terminal cleavage/methylation domain-containing protein — encoded protein: MKKGFTLVELLISIAILAILVSIAVPNYVKYRKNAVVSRVQGDLTSCVGELMAQFADNGTTKKDCRVYESNDTCTLVVDENSGQVKIDESYCIFTVRGEKIKCEIKTEYGDVNGRIDCYPLD
- a CDS encoding prepilin-type N-terminal cleavage/methylation domain-containing protein: MRKAFTLVELLIVIAIIAILAAIAVPQYTNYVRKAAASNAQAAYSACLAAAQAAFADNGTKSYSCSVKADDTKTITVNLTDEGNLDSIKPTSLTIKGHKVTCTADTAANVITCEPSS
- a CDS encoding nucleotidyltransferase domain-containing protein codes for the protein MRLSKEVAEFLKKEIKKFLPDAEIYLFGSRVYKDKRGGDIDILVIGERKLSLMEKVKIRVAFFKRFGEQKIDIISFSRDEKSTFKEFALKEGVKL
- a CDS encoding histidinol phosphate phosphatase domain-containing protein is translated as MIDLHTHTIFSDGELIPSELVRRAESIGYRILAITDHVDYSNYRFVLERLYETVEILTKYTKVLVIPGVEITHVPPVKIPELIQKSREAGAKIVVVHGETIVEPVAPGTNKAAIEGKADILAHPGIITEEEVELAKEFGVYLEITARKGHNITNGHVAKLAKKFGAKLVINTDAHSPSDLIPKSFAIKVGIGAGLTLQEVEGCFKNSEELVKSKVDAFK
- the proC gene encoding pyrroline-5-carboxylate reductase, with the translated sequence MKIGFIGGGNMAESFMAAFNVPSIIVSDINEERLKFLKDNYRVETTKDNLEVVKTCEIIFLAVKPQVLTSVLKEIAPVLKDSQVVVSMAAGYPIRKMEEILGSDKRIIRIMPNILVKIKKGITAICNNKNVKEDDLEKVKDLLSSCGEVVEAEEKLFDGITALSGSGPAFIFLVIEALADGGVKIGLPRELALKLALETIIGSCEMVKSGEHPEVLKDKVTSPAGTTIAGLYALEENRARYAFIKALEKAFERSCEISSLVEKM
- a CDS encoding TolC family protein, encoding MKLKLVALTLLLTAETYGMTLSEAVKTALSKNNQLLAKKFELKEKEHDLKIAKKRLWPTLELYSEFNKSNDPMVSLMNKIEAQKLNPATTDFNDPGTSQLFKTGIKATVPLWLGGKLRTAVSLSKKEVKATKEQLSKEKEKVVFDVVRAYFNVLTAKAYLETASLAVKDAERHLEDAKVAYKAGFAVKSDVLRAKVYLESVKENLVKAESNYEIAKRALALAIGLSGNEPVDVDGNLNFKEFNVDLNEAIKVAIENRSELKELKLRLSQTKDLKDLAKSDFMPQFVLFGEYFLASDNSPIAEDNTAWTIGLKASINLFDGGVKFEKLRKAKTSELKIKEYMERAKKGIEFEVARAYYKVQEAKKRVELAKISLKSAKESLRIVEKRYKAGLSTITELLDTQTALNKARAGLVNALSSYNQAVAELFFKEGVISNKYTKLEN